Proteins from a single region of Diaphorobacter limosus:
- the nadA gene encoding quinolinate synthase NadA: MNTTTLKEVEYEQPEGGAVCSTKYAWARVPPEPAPDERERLKARIRRLLKEKNAVMVSHYYVHPDLQDLAEETGGIVSDSLEMARFGRDHAAQTLVVSGVRFMGETAKILSPEKTVLMPDLDATCSLDLGCPIDEFSAFCDQHPDRTVVVYANTSAAVKARSDWLVTSSCALDIVRALKDKGHKILWAPDRHLGDYIRRETGADMLFWNGACIVHDEFKALELELLIKEHPQAKVLVHPESPAEVIALADAVGSTSAILKAASEMDATEFIVATDKGMMHKLRQLNPGKQFYEAPTAGNSATCKSCAHCPWMAMNGLADVARVLETGANAVHVDPAIIPRARMPIDRMLAFTAALKNGQPAGALVPHFGAA, translated from the coding sequence ATGAACACCACGACCTTGAAAGAAGTCGAGTACGAGCAGCCCGAGGGCGGCGCAGTCTGTTCCACCAAGTACGCCTGGGCGCGCGTGCCGCCCGAGCCCGCGCCCGATGAGCGTGAGCGGCTCAAGGCCAGGATCCGCCGCCTGCTGAAGGAGAAGAACGCCGTCATGGTGTCGCACTACTACGTGCACCCAGACCTGCAGGATCTGGCCGAGGAGACCGGCGGCATCGTCAGCGACTCGCTGGAGATGGCGCGCTTCGGCCGCGACCATGCGGCGCAGACCCTGGTGGTCAGCGGTGTGCGCTTCATGGGCGAGACGGCGAAGATCCTGAGCCCCGAGAAGACCGTGCTCATGCCCGACCTGGACGCCACCTGCTCGCTGGATCTGGGCTGCCCCATCGACGAATTCAGCGCCTTTTGCGACCAGCACCCGGATCGCACGGTGGTGGTCTACGCCAACACCAGCGCGGCGGTGAAGGCGCGCTCGGACTGGCTGGTCACGTCCAGCTGCGCGCTGGACATCGTGCGCGCGCTGAAGGACAAGGGCCACAAGATCCTGTGGGCGCCGGATCGGCACCTGGGCGACTACATCCGCCGCGAGACGGGCGCCGACATGCTGTTCTGGAACGGCGCCTGCATCGTGCATGACGAGTTCAAGGCGCTGGAGCTGGAGCTTTTGATCAAGGAGCACCCGCAAGCCAAGGTGCTGGTGCACCCCGAGAGCCCGGCCGAGGTCATCGCCCTGGCCGACGCCGTGGGCTCGACCAGCGCCATCCTGAAGGCCGCCAGCGAGATGGATGCGACCGAGTTCATCGTCGCCACCGATAAGGGCATGATGCACAAGCTGCGCCAGCTCAACCCGGGCAAGCAGTTTTATGAGGCACCGACGGCCGGCAACAGCGCCACCTGCAAGAGCTGCGCCCATTGCCCCTGGATGGCGATGAATGGCCTGGCCGACGTGGCCCGGGTGCTGGAGACCGGCGCCAACGCCGTGCATGTGGATCCGGCCATCATCCCGCGTGCGCGCATGCCTATCGACCGCATGCTGGCCTTTACCGCCGCCCTCAAGAACGGCCAGCCCGCTGGCGCGCTGGTGCCGCACTTTGGTGCTGCATGA
- the pilQ gene encoding type IV pilus secretin PilQ codes for MIQQQSRLRRHLWLAGIAIAAALSATVSHARGSIESVTGFLQGGAEVLRIEFSEPQTELPTGFAVQTPARIALDFPGVTNASGRSLVEINQGNVKSAHIVEAGERSRIVLNLKQATTYRAELHGKAVLVLLDSVTSAARVPAGPSAVFAEGHNADVLPLKDLDFRRGSDGAGRIVVGLANNQVGVDLKTQGKGLVVEFQRSSLPEGLRRRLDVSDFGTPVQTITASQQGERVRLSIDPVGDWEHSAYQSDNQFVVEVRPKKVDLSKLTQGPNYSGEKLSLNFQNIEVRSLLQVIADFTNFNIVTSDTVTGALTLRLKDVPWDQALQIIMDAKGLGMRKSGTVLWIAPKDEIDERTRKDFEAAQAIAKLEPLRTQAYQLNYAKAADMVVQLTTNSSSGGGSGSGSSQNTRFLSERGSAIAEPRTNQLFVTDTPAKLEDVRQLLLTLDVPVRQVMIEARIVEARDTFGRSLGVRLGGGDLRANRGGDGGFNIGGGNRATWGTNYSNATNSSGFGGPVNVGGNFVNLPASLSSGQAVGSFALSIFNSAANRFLTLELSAMEADGQGKVVSSPRLITADQTKALIEQGTEYPYTVTAPNGATTIAFKKAVLKLEVVPQITPEGNIILDLDVNKDSRGESTTQGVAIDTKHIKTQVLVENGGTVVIGGIFEMEETNQENKIPVLGDVPVVGNLFKNRTKESMKREMLVFITPKVITDRGPVR; via the coding sequence ATGATTCAACAGCAATCGCGCTTGCGCCGCCATCTGTGGCTGGCCGGCATCGCCATAGCGGCGGCCCTGAGCGCCACGGTATCGCATGCCCGGGGCTCCATCGAGTCGGTAACCGGCTTCCTGCAGGGCGGCGCCGAGGTGCTGCGCATCGAGTTTTCCGAGCCCCAGACCGAGCTGCCCACCGGCTTTGCCGTCCAGACCCCCGCGCGCATCGCCCTGGACTTCCCCGGCGTCACCAATGCATCGGGCCGTTCGCTGGTGGAGATCAACCAGGGCAATGTCAAGTCGGCCCATATCGTCGAGGCCGGCGAGCGCTCGCGCATCGTCCTGAACCTGAAGCAGGCCACGACCTACCGCGCAGAACTGCACGGCAAGGCGGTGCTGGTGCTGCTCGACAGCGTCACCAGTGCCGCCCGCGTCCCCGCCGGGCCGTCGGCCGTGTTTGCCGAAGGCCACAACGCCGACGTGCTGCCGCTGAAGGATCTGGACTTCCGCCGCGGCTCGGATGGCGCCGGCCGCATCGTGGTCGGCCTGGCGAACAACCAGGTGGGCGTCGATTTGAAGACCCAGGGCAAGGGCCTGGTGGTTGAATTCCAGCGCTCATCCCTGCCCGAAGGGCTGCGCAGGCGCCTGGACGTGTCGGACTTTGGCACGCCCGTGCAGACCATCACCGCCTCCCAGCAGGGCGAGCGCGTGCGCCTGAGCATTGACCCTGTGGGTGACTGGGAGCACAGCGCCTACCAGAGCGACAACCAGTTCGTCGTCGAAGTGCGCCCGAAGAAGGTGGACCTGTCCAAGCTGACCCAGGGCCCCAACTACAGCGGCGAAAAGCTGTCGCTGAACTTCCAGAACATCGAGGTGCGCTCGCTGCTGCAGGTGATCGCCGACTTCACCAACTTCAACATCGTCACCTCCGACACCGTCACCGGCGCGCTGACCCTGCGCCTGAAGGACGTGCCGTGGGATCAAGCCTTGCAGATCATCATGGACGCCAAGGGCCTGGGCATGCGCAAATCCGGCACCGTGCTGTGGATCGCCCCCAAGGACGAAATCGATGAACGCACGCGCAAGGATTTCGAGGCCGCCCAGGCCATCGCCAAGCTCGAACCCCTGCGCACCCAGGCCTACCAGCTGAACTACGCCAAGGCCGCCGACATGGTGGTGCAGCTGACCACCAACAGCTCCTCGGGTGGCGGCAGCGGCAGCGGCAGCAGTCAGAACACGCGATTCCTGTCCGAACGCGGCAGCGCCATTGCCGAGCCGCGTACCAACCAGCTGTTCGTTACCGACACCCCCGCCAAGCTGGAGGACGTGCGCCAGCTGCTGCTGACGCTGGATGTGCCGGTCCGCCAGGTGATGATAGAGGCGCGCATCGTCGAGGCACGCGACACCTTTGGCCGATCGCTGGGCGTGCGCCTGGGCGGTGGCGACCTGCGCGCCAACCGCGGGGGCGATGGCGGCTTCAACATCGGTGGCGGCAACCGCGCCACCTGGGGTACCAACTATTCCAACGCCACCAACTCCAGCGGCTTTGGCGGCCCGGTGAATGTCGGCGGCAATTTCGTGAACCTGCCGGCATCGCTGTCCAGCGGCCAGGCCGTGGGCTCGTTCGCGTTGTCCATCTTCAACTCCGCCGCCAACCGCTTCCTGACGCTGGAGCTGTCGGCCATGGAGGCGGATGGCCAGGGCAAGGTGGTCTCCAGCCCGCGCCTGATCACGGCCGACCAGACCAAGGCGCTGATCGAGCAGGGTACCGAGTACCCCTACACCGTCACCGCCCCCAACGGCGCCACCACCATCGCCTTCAAGAAGGCCGTGCTGAAGCTGGAAGTGGTGCCGCAGATCACGCCCGAGGGCAACATCATCCTGGACCTGGACGTCAACAAGGACAGCCGCGGCGAGAGCACCACCCAGGGCGTGGCCATAGACACCAAGCACATCAAGACCCAGGTGCTGGTGGAAAACGGCGGCACCGTGGTGATCGGCGGCATCTTCGAGATGGAAGAAACCAATCAGGAAAACAAGATCCCCGTGCTGGGTGACGTGCCCGTGGTGGGCAATCTGTTCAAAAACCGCACCAAGGAGTCCATGAAGCGGGAAATGCTGGTGTTTATTACGCCCAAGGTCATTACGGATCGTGGGCCTGTACGTTGA
- the nadC gene encoding carboxylating nicotinate-nucleotide diphosphorylase: MTPESIAALARADVARALQEDLGSGDLTAALVPEGRRCRARILAREAAVICGAPWAEAALRALDPTVSLTWLVAEGQRCATDQVVLEIAGDARALLSAERTALNFLQLLSAVATKTAIYVEAVKGTRAAIVDTRKTIPGLRLAQKYAVRVGGGVNHRIGLHDAVLIKENHIAAAGGVTAVLRAAEAVAARAAFIEIEVETLAQLAEALDAGAKMVLLDNMDLPTLRQAVEINAGRAILEISGGVTQDGLRALAETGVDRISIGALTKDVKATDFSMRLQELA, from the coding sequence ATGACTCCTGAATCTATTGCCGCCCTCGCCCGCGCCGATGTGGCCCGCGCCCTGCAGGAAGACCTGGGCAGTGGCGACCTGACCGCTGCCCTGGTGCCCGAGGGCCGGCGCTGCCGGGCGCGCATCCTGGCGCGCGAGGCCGCCGTGATCTGCGGTGCCCCTTGGGCCGAGGCCGCGCTGCGTGCGCTCGACCCCACCGTCAGCCTGACCTGGCTGGTGGCCGAGGGTCAGCGCTGCGCCACCGACCAGGTGGTGCTGGAGATAGCGGGCGATGCGCGCGCGCTGCTCTCGGCCGAGCGCACGGCGCTCAACTTTCTGCAGCTGCTGTCCGCCGTGGCGACCAAGACCGCCATCTATGTCGAGGCCGTCAAGGGCACGCGCGCGGCCATCGTGGACACGCGCAAGACCATTCCCGGCCTGCGCCTGGCGCAAAAGTACGCCGTGCGCGTGGGCGGTGGGGTGAACCACCGCATCGGCCTGCACGACGCGGTGCTGATCAAGGAAAACCACATTGCCGCCGCCGGTGGCGTGACGGCGGTACTGCGCGCGGCCGAGGCCGTGGCGGCGCGCGCCGCCTTCATCGAGATCGAGGTGGAGACCCTGGCGCAGCTGGCCGAGGCGCTGGACGCCGGCGCGAAGATGGTGCTGCTGGACAACATGGATCTGCCCACGCTGCGCCAGGCGGTTGAAATCAACGCCGGGCGCGCCATCTTGGAGATATCCGGCGGCGTCACGCAAGATGGCCTGCGCGCGCTGGCGGAGACCGGCGTGGATCGCATCTCCATAGGCGCGCTGACCAAGGATGTGAAGGCCACGGATTTCTCGATGCGCCTGCAGGAGCTGGCATGA
- a CDS encoding DUF4148 domain-containing protein, whose amino-acid sequence MRNRSALLTAALLGLAGSALAQSGDSTVNRSAQVASPGLSRAEVLADLELWQRAGMTYWPHPPAEMDMQFTAEYQAGLARYRQLRGGQAMQQTAARYPDMPGK is encoded by the coding sequence ATGCGCAATCGATCTGCACTTTTGACGGCTGCGCTGCTTGGACTGGCTGGCTCCGCGTTGGCCCAGAGTGGCGACTCCACGGTAAACCGCTCGGCGCAGGTCGCCAGCCCTGGCCTGAGCCGTGCCGAGGTGCTGGCCGACCTCGAACTCTGGCAACGCGCCGGCATGACCTATTGGCCGCACCCGCCGGCCGAGATGGACATGCAGTTCACGGCCGAATACCAGGCCGGCCTGGCGCGCTACCGGCAACTGCGCGGCGGCCAGGCCATGCAGCAGACCGCGGCCAGGTACCCGGACATGCCCGGCAAGTGA
- a CDS encoding pilus assembly protein PilP produces the protein MKRLGCKPLIALLGALLLAGCGGNDEDELRQWMSDLRATTKPRVTPLTEPKQFHPQDYTGDGNMEPFNPQKLTQALRRESSETVANASLIAPEMARRKEPLEAHPLDTVKMVGSLNKTGVPTALVSVDKLLYQVRMGNYLGQNYGKIIGISETNIRLREIVQDSTGDWVERMTTLDLQEGNEVRK, from the coding sequence ATGAAGCGCCTTGGCTGCAAACCCCTGATCGCGCTGCTGGGCGCCTTGCTGCTGGCGGGCTGTGGCGGCAATGACGAGGACGAGCTGCGCCAGTGGATGAGCGACCTGCGCGCGACGACCAAGCCGCGCGTCACGCCGCTCACCGAGCCCAAGCAGTTCCATCCGCAGGACTACACCGGCGACGGCAACATGGAGCCGTTCAACCCGCAGAAACTGACGCAGGCCCTGCGCCGCGAGTCGTCCGAGACCGTCGCCAACGCGTCGCTGATCGCCCCCGAGATGGCCAGACGCAAGGAGCCGCTGGAGGCCCACCCGCTCGATACCGTGAAGATGGTCGGCAGCCTGAACAAGACTGGCGTTCCGACCGCGCTGGTGAGCGTGGACAAGCTGTTGTACCAGGTGCGCATGGGCAATTACCTGGGCCAGAACTACGGAAAAATCATCGGCATTTCGGAAACGAATATCCGTTTACGCGAAATAGTCCAGGACTCCACGGGCGATTGGGTGGAGCGCATGACAACACTGGACCTGCAAGAGGGAAATGAGGTGAGGAAATGA
- the panC gene encoding pantoate--beta-alanine ligase: protein MQIARTLPELRAALAGRERPAFVPTMGNLHDGHIALVRQARPLADTLVASIFVNRLQFLPHEDFDSYPRTWDADCARLEAADCDIVFAPRERDLYPEPQTFKIQPDPALADILEGQFRPGFFTGVCTVVMKLFAAVLLPCGGGTAVFGKKDYQQLMVIRRMVEQFALPVDIVAGDTSRASDGLALSSRNGYLDAGQRTQAVQLSQALQALAQAALAGSAPLPQLEERAMQALQAQGWAPDYLTVRQRHDLQPPQSGTATGTLVTLGAARLGGTRLIDNLEF from the coding sequence ATGCAAATCGCCCGCACCCTCCCCGAACTGCGCGCCGCCCTCGCCGGGCGCGAGCGCCCCGCCTTCGTCCCCACCATGGGCAACCTGCACGACGGCCACATTGCCCTGGTGCGCCAGGCCAGGCCACTGGCCGACACGCTCGTTGCCAGCATCTTCGTGAACCGCCTGCAGTTCCTGCCACACGAAGATTTTGATAGCTACCCGCGCACATGGGACGCCGATTGCGCCCGGCTGGAGGCCGCCGACTGCGACATCGTCTTTGCACCGCGCGAACGCGACCTGTACCCCGAGCCACAGACCTTCAAGATCCAGCCCGACCCAGCCCTGGCGGACATCCTGGAAGGCCAGTTCCGCCCCGGCTTCTTCACCGGCGTCTGCACCGTGGTCATGAAGCTGTTTGCCGCCGTGCTGCTGCCCTGCGGCGGCGGCACGGCCGTGTTCGGCAAGAAGGACTACCAGCAACTGATGGTGATACGCCGCATGGTGGAGCAGTTTGCGCTGCCGGTCGACATAGTCGCCGGCGACACCAGCCGCGCCAGCGACGGCCTGGCGCTGAGCTCGCGCAACGGCTACCTGGACGCCGGGCAGCGCACCCAGGCCGTGCAGCTGTCCCAAGCCCTGCAGGCTCTGGCCCAGGCCGCGCTGGCGGGCAGCGCACCGCTGCCCCAGTTGGAAGAGCGGGCCATGCAGGCCCTGCAGGCCCAGGGCTGGGCCCCCGACTACCTGACCGTGCGCCAGCGGCACGACCTGCAGCCGCCGCAGTCCGGCACCGCAACCGGCACCCTGGTGACCCTGGGCGCGGCGCGGCTGGGGGGCACGCGGCTGATTGACAACCTGGAGTTTTAG
- a CDS encoding 5-carboxymethyl-2-hydroxymuconate Delta-isomerase codes for MPHLIVEYSSNLSAYPEAQALAELNAAVCASPEVLDEADLKSRFVRNASFHVGTAASGRGFVHAQLRLLSGRSPEAKQDLAARVAEVLRRLTPRPAGVMVQLSVEIVDMDRPSYVKERL; via the coding sequence ATGCCCCACCTGATCGTCGAATATTCCAGCAACCTGAGCGCCTACCCCGAGGCCCAGGCGCTGGCCGAGCTCAACGCCGCCGTCTGCGCCAGCCCCGAGGTGCTGGACGAGGCCGACCTGAAGAGCCGCTTCGTGCGCAACGCCAGCTTCCATGTCGGCACCGCGGCCTCGGGCCGCGGCTTCGTGCATGCCCAACTGCGCCTGCTGTCGGGCCGCAGCCCCGAGGCCAAGCAGGACCTGGCCGCCCGCGTGGCCGAGGTGCTGCGCCGCCTCACGCCACGCCCGGCGGGGGTGATGGTGCAGCTGTCGGTGGAGATCGTGGACATGGACAGGCCGTCCTATGTGAAAGAGCGGCTTTGA
- a CDS encoding aminotransferase class IV, translating to MTDFQILETLALEQGVARHLDRHLARMAASSAHFGYPWDEARVRACLADLAAGHASGLWRVRLLLDGAGNPQAQAFALQPTAQPVRLQLADRPLQEAHDEWVRHKTTRRAHYAAFAPAPGLFDTVLYNAAGEVTESTFGNIAVLLDGRWLTPALSCGLLPGVGRAVALEQGRVEEAVLRLADLPRVQAWAFINSLRGWLEARLVAPG from the coding sequence ATGACGGACTTTCAGATCCTGGAAACCCTGGCGCTGGAGCAGGGCGTGGCGCGCCACCTTGATCGGCACCTGGCGCGCATGGCGGCGAGCAGCGCGCATTTCGGCTACCCCTGGGACGAGGCGCGCGTGCGTGCCTGCCTGGCTGATCTGGCCGCGGGCCACGCCAGCGGCCTGTGGCGCGTGCGCTTGCTGCTGGATGGCGCCGGCAACCCGCAGGCCCAGGCCTTCGCCCTGCAGCCCACGGCCCAGCCGGTGCGGCTGCAGCTGGCAGACCGGCCGCTGCAAGAGGCGCATGACGAGTGGGTGCGCCACAAGACGACGCGGCGCGCTCACTATGCGGCGTTTGCGCCGGCGCCGGGCCTGTTCGACACCGTGCTCTACAACGCGGCCGGCGAGGTCACCGAATCCACCTTTGGCAACATCGCCGTGCTGCTGGACGGCCGCTGGCTCACGCCGGCGCTCTCCTGCGGCCTGCTGCCCGGCGTGGGCCGGGCGGTGGCGCTGGAGCAGGGCCGCGTCGAGGAGGCGGTGCTGCGCCTGGCCGATCTGCCGCGCGTGCAGGCCTGGGCCTTCATCAACAGCCTGCGCGGCTGGCTGGAAGCGCGTTTGGTGGCGCCTGGGTAA
- the pabB gene encoding aminodeoxychorismate synthase component I: protein MNSIIDFPDPHDTAAARLCHAFGQPLRTLAAWGPGEVRGLLDAVQQAAQAGLWCLGWLRYEAAAAFDTAYADALHATPEGRPLAWFAVHEPPAGAAQSSFAAQAGEAPRVFWQPGLERAAFDAAIARIHAAIAAGDCYQINYTAQLAGRLLGDAQALFAALRRAQPGGYVACLDDGVEQVLSVSPELFFDWDGERILTRPMKGTAARGATPAQDAALAQAMRASPKERAENVMIVDLLRNDLSRIAVAHSVRVPRLFHAEQLPTVWQMTSDVEARTRPGIGLADVFAALFPCGSITGAPKRQAMRLIRELEPGPRGIYCGAVGVVRPGSAPGRVHATFNVPIRTVVVRGDELRCGIGSGITADARAEPEWQEWAAKRAFLRGLG from the coding sequence TTGAACTCCATCATCGACTTCCCCGACCCACACGACACGGCAGCCGCGCGGCTGTGCCATGCGTTCGGCCAGCCGCTGCGCACGCTGGCGGCCTGGGGTCCCGGCGAGGTGCGCGGCCTGCTGGACGCGGTGCAGCAGGCGGCCCAGGCAGGGCTGTGGTGCCTGGGCTGGCTGCGCTACGAGGCCGCTGCGGCCTTTGACACGGCCTATGCCGATGCGCTGCATGCCACGCCCGAGGGGCGGCCGCTGGCCTGGTTTGCCGTACATGAGCCACCCGCAGGCGCCGCGCAGAGCAGCTTCGCCGCACAGGCCGGGGAGGCGCCGCGGGTGTTCTGGCAGCCGGGCCTGGAGCGCGCGGCCTTCGATGCCGCCATCGCGCGCATCCATGCGGCGATCGCGGCCGGCGACTGTTACCAGATCAACTACACGGCGCAGCTTGCCGGGCGGCTGCTGGGGGACGCCCAGGCGCTGTTTGCCGCGCTGCGGCGCGCCCAGCCCGGCGGCTATGTGGCCTGCCTGGACGATGGCGTGGAGCAGGTGCTGTCGGTCTCGCCCGAGCTGTTCTTCGACTGGGACGGCGAGCGCATCCTGACGCGCCCGATGAAGGGCACGGCCGCGCGCGGCGCCACGCCGGCGCAGGACGCGGCGCTGGCACAGGCCATGCGTGCCTCGCCCAAGGAGCGGGCCGAGAACGTGATGATCGTGGATCTGCTGCGCAACGACCTGTCGCGCATCGCCGTGGCGCACAGCGTGCGCGTGCCGCGGCTGTTCCATGCCGAGCAGCTTCCCACGGTGTGGCAGATGACCTCGGACGTTGAGGCCCGCACCAGGCCGGGCATAGGCCTGGCGGATGTGTTCGCGGCGCTGTTTCCCTGCGGCTCCATCACCGGCGCGCCCAAGCGCCAGGCCATGCGGCTGATCCGCGAACTGGAGCCCGGGCCGCGCGGCATCTACTGCGGCGCCGTCGGCGTGGTGCGCCCGGGCAGCGCGCCGGGGCGGGTGCACGCCACCTTCAACGTGCCGATACGCACCGTGGTCGTGCGCGGTGACGAACTGCGCTGCGGCATAGGCAGCGGCATTACGGCGGATGCCCGGGCCGAGCCCGAGTGGCAGGAATGGGCCGCGAAACGCGCTTTTTTGCGGGGGCTTGGATGA
- a CDS encoding Ig domain-containing protein, with amino-acid sequence MRNLNASVLTVVCAAALSACGGGGGSGGESHAPYQISLRADKTLLPLNVSGQLPGIGAYAPFTTTLYVNALEAGRPIPGAEKDVFSCNVNGGLDSGSLYYLDGDDEHEDDDGRPNSYRSITLGSNSGGNSFHFHAGTKAGTSTITCSVQDPRDKKIHTASVNITVGQATANPARVDAFAQALGYLGTRNNLERLPTSVAIQTRIWDDANQPVPNPGAANLQVRIRPMGDAAQGALLQEGGRPGNGVLQMRTVGGVGQFSLASGAASGPIVLEFTTDRADNNVSNGIQDPVSSLMQVYAVDEVASVPLSLSAAAFGTVTNGVEFTYALEAMGGVPPYKWQVSGLPAGLTADGSGIISGTPKAPAGTYRIKVKVTDKNGSPADADMTLTLVGDHREVKPEDFVINGCPANQNINTPCAISPATSGVQYAYAFTASVPGVTWEFSGLPGWLKAGSTGASGFVSGTPALATPPDPSPDAGTHQFLVTAKRGVTSVTRKVSVTVN; translated from the coding sequence ATGAGAAATTTGAATGCGAGTGTCCTGACAGTAGTTTGTGCCGCGGCCTTGAGTGCCTGCGGTGGCGGTGGTGGCAGCGGTGGTGAATCTCACGCACCCTATCAAATCAGCCTGCGTGCCGATAAAACCTTGCTGCCTTTGAATGTGTCTGGTCAGCTCCCAGGGATAGGCGCCTATGCGCCATTCACCACCACCTTGTACGTGAATGCTTTAGAAGCCGGACGCCCAATACCGGGCGCTGAAAAAGATGTCTTCTCTTGCAACGTCAATGGTGGGTTGGACTCTGGTTCTTTGTATTACCTTGACGGTGACGATGAGCACGAAGACGATGACGGCAGGCCCAATTCGTACCGCAGTATTACCCTGGGCTCCAACTCTGGCGGAAATTCCTTCCATTTCCATGCTGGCACGAAGGCTGGAACTTCCACAATTACCTGCTCAGTGCAGGATCCGCGCGACAAAAAAATCCATACTGCCTCTGTTAACATCACCGTGGGTCAGGCCACGGCCAACCCGGCGCGGGTGGATGCGTTTGCACAGGCCTTGGGTTATCTGGGGACACGTAATAATTTGGAGCGCCTGCCGACCAGTGTTGCCATCCAAACCCGCATTTGGGACGACGCCAATCAACCCGTGCCCAACCCCGGCGCTGCCAACCTGCAAGTGCGTATTCGTCCCATGGGCGACGCGGCACAAGGCGCGCTCTTGCAAGAAGGCGGCCGTCCTGGCAATGGTGTGCTGCAAATGCGTACTGTTGGCGGTGTAGGCCAGTTCTCGTTGGCCAGCGGTGCTGCCAGTGGCCCAATTGTTTTGGAGTTCACCACCGATCGCGCTGACAACAATGTCAGCAACGGTATTCAGGATCCGGTCAGCTCGCTGATGCAAGTGTATGCAGTTGACGAGGTGGCTAGCGTACCCCTGTCGCTGTCTGCCGCAGCTTTTGGAACGGTGACCAACGGAGTGGAGTTCACCTATGCCCTGGAGGCGATGGGTGGCGTGCCGCCATACAAATGGCAGGTTTCCGGCCTGCCTGCAGGGTTGACGGCTGACGGTTCGGGCATCATCAGTGGAACACCCAAGGCGCCGGCGGGTACCTACCGCATCAAGGTAAAGGTGACGGATAAAAACGGATCCCCTGCCGATGCGGACATGACGCTGACATTGGTGGGTGACCATCGCGAGGTCAAGCCGGAGGACTTCGTCATCAACGGCTGCCCCGCAAACCAAAATATCAATACGCCCTGCGCAATCTCCCCGGCTACCTCCGGCGTGCAGTACGCGTACGCCTTTACGGCCTCGGTTCCCGGCGTAACCTGGGAGTTCTCGGGCCTGCCAGGATGGTTGAAGGCGGGTTCGACCGGTGCCAGTGGCTTCGTGAGCGGGACGCCGGCACTTGCGACTCCGCCCGATCCCAGCCCGGATGCGGGTACGCATCAGTTCTTGGTGACTGCCAAGCGCGGCGTGACTTCTGTAACGCGGAAGGTTTCGGTGACTGTTAATTGA
- the panB gene encoding 3-methyl-2-oxobutanoate hydroxymethyltransferase, producing the protein MSQTTTATGTPYGTLPPASPLPQRRPISLPRLAQMREAGEKIAMLTAYDATFAAVADAAGVECILVGDSLGMVCQGLPSTVGVQLDTMAYHTESVTRGLHRVQGTAWVVADLPFGSYHESREQALRSASRLMQAGAHMVKLEGGGWTAPTVRFLVERGIPVCAHLGLTPQTVHALGGYRVQGKGDAAAAELRRHALELQDAGAAMLVLEMVPAQLSTSLTAELPHCHTIGIGAGKGTAGQVLVMHDMLGVNLGKNPKFVRDFMQGAASVRGAIEAYVQAVKNGSFPDDSLHAW; encoded by the coding sequence ATGAGCCAGACCACCACCGCCACCGGCACGCCCTACGGCACCCTGCCCCCGGCCTCGCCCCTGCCCCAGCGCCGCCCCATCAGCCTGCCCCGCCTGGCGCAGATGCGCGAGGCCGGCGAGAAGATCGCCATGCTGACGGCCTATGACGCCACCTTTGCCGCCGTGGCCGACGCCGCGGGTGTGGAATGCATCCTGGTCGGCGACTCGCTGGGCATGGTCTGCCAGGGCCTGCCCAGCACCGTGGGCGTGCAGCTCGACACCATGGCCTACCACACCGAGAGCGTGACGCGCGGCCTGCACCGCGTGCAGGGCACGGCCTGGGTGGTGGCCGACCTGCCCTTTGGCAGCTACCACGAAAGCCGCGAGCAGGCCTTGCGCAGCGCCAGCCGCCTGATGCAGGCCGGCGCGCACATGGTCAAGCTGGAGGGCGGCGGCTGGACCGCGCCCACGGTACGGTTTCTGGTCGAGCGCGGCATCCCCGTCTGCGCTCACCTGGGCCTGACACCGCAGACCGTGCACGCCCTGGGCGGCTACCGCGTGCAGGGCAAGGGCGACGCGGCCGCCGCCGAGCTGCGCCGCCACGCACTGGAGCTGCAGGACGCCGGCGCCGCCATGCTGGTGCTGGAAATGGTGCCCGCGCAGCTATCGACCAGCCTGACGGCCGAGCTGCCGCACTGCCACACCATAGGCATAGGCGCGGGCAAGGGCACGGCCGGCCAGGTGCTGGTAATGCACGACATGCTGGGCGTGAACCTGGGCAAGAACCCGAAATTCGTGCGCGACTTCATGCAGGGCGCCGCCAGCGTGCGCGGCGCCATCGAGGCCTATGTGCAGGCCGTCAAGAACGGCAGCTTCCCGGACGACAGCCTGCACGCCTGGTAA